A region from the Nocardia terpenica genome encodes:
- a CDS encoding LCP family protein, whose protein sequence is MAVPRSRARDDGPARDRWAAASRYRAEAPTDRFEPVTRRRSTRGGPPRRPPARRRRGVAATTRLLAAAAAMLVVSGTGFAYYSEKGIDGGFSRSGVVSAEDAAALDGDMNILLIGLDTRRDKDGNLLPKDILDQLHAGDGTEGGYNANSLILLHIPKDLKKITAFSIPRDDYVAVNGIPGYDHAKIKETYGLKKAATEDTLAAQGVKDPVELEHRGREAGRESVLQAVKALTGVPINRVAEIALVGFYHLAGILGGVDVCLNQPVDDSDFSGAVFPAGRQHLDAAQSLAFVRQRHELENEDLDRTHRQQAFLTSAAKQLKDAGTLTNIGKLQSLIKAAQDDVVLSDGWNVLDFAQTLGRAGSIPVEFQTLPIQGYGTVNDQAVNVVDPAVIRKIVRTAFGMQAAPPSTPKATPTSTVDVVNAGSASGMAAKVSTALSAKGFGKGNATTADDYGSGGASAIAYGSGADADATRLSELLGGPPAHASTDVAPGRIRLVLGADFTLPGELSSAATTSGSSGGGTSASAATADALPDSGKPVTTTIGSDIPCVN, encoded by the coding sequence ATGGCCGTTCCGCGCTCGCGCGCCCGCGACGACGGTCCGGCCCGTGACCGGTGGGCGGCGGCATCGCGATACCGTGCGGAGGCCCCCACCGATCGCTTCGAGCCCGTCACCCGACGTCGCAGCACGCGCGGCGGTCCGCCGCGGCGGCCACCGGCCCGACGTCGGCGCGGGGTCGCCGCGACCACGCGGCTGCTCGCCGCGGCCGCCGCGATGCTGGTGGTATCCGGTACCGGCTTCGCCTACTACAGCGAAAAGGGCATCGACGGAGGCTTTTCGCGGTCGGGCGTGGTGAGCGCCGAGGATGCCGCCGCCCTCGACGGCGACATGAATATCCTGCTGATCGGCCTGGACACCCGGCGCGACAAGGACGGCAATCTCCTCCCGAAGGACATTCTCGACCAATTACACGCCGGTGACGGCACCGAGGGCGGTTACAACGCCAATTCGCTGATCCTGCTGCATATTCCGAAGGATCTGAAGAAGATCACCGCCTTCTCGATTCCGCGCGACGACTATGTCGCCGTGAACGGCATCCCCGGCTACGATCACGCGAAGATCAAGGAAACCTACGGGCTGAAGAAGGCCGCCACCGAGGACACCCTGGCCGCCCAGGGCGTGAAAGACCCTGTCGAGCTCGAACATCGCGGGCGCGAGGCCGGGCGCGAATCGGTGCTGCAGGCGGTGAAGGCGCTCACCGGGGTGCCCATCAACCGGGTCGCCGAGATCGCGCTCGTCGGCTTCTACCATCTGGCTGGGATCCTCGGCGGCGTCGACGTGTGCCTGAACCAACCCGTCGACGACTCCGACTTCTCCGGGGCCGTATTCCCCGCCGGGCGGCAGCATCTCGACGCGGCCCAGTCGCTGGCGTTCGTGCGCCAGCGCCACGAACTGGAGAACGAGGACCTCGACCGCACCCACCGGCAGCAGGCGTTCCTCACCTCCGCCGCCAAACAGCTGAAGGACGCGGGCACCCTCACCAATATCGGCAAGTTACAGTCGCTCATCAAGGCCGCCCAGGACGACGTGGTGCTGTCGGACGGCTGGAACGTGCTCGATTTCGCCCAGACCCTGGGCCGGGCGGGCTCGATCCCCGTCGAGTTCCAGACCCTGCCGATCCAGGGTTACGGCACCGTCAACGATCAGGCCGTGAACGTCGTCGACCCGGCCGTCATCAGGAAGATCGTGCGCACCGCCTTCGGCATGCAGGCCGCGCCGCCGTCCACACCGAAGGCGACGCCGACCAGCACCGTGGACGTGGTCAATGCCGGAAGCGCCAGCGGGATGGCGGCCAAGGTGTCGACGGCCCTGTCCGCCAAGGGATTCGGCAAGGGCAACGCCACCACCGCCGACGACTACGGCAGCGGCGGCGCATCCGCCATCGCCTACGGCAGCGGGGCCGACGCCGACGCCACCCGGCTGTCGGAACTGCTCGGCGGCCCGCCCGCCCACGCCTCGACCGACGTCGCGCCCGGCCGCATCCGCCTCGTCCTCGGCGCCGACTTCACCCTCCCCGGCGAATTATCCTCCGCCGCAACCACATCCGGCAGCAGCGGCGGCGGAACCTCCGCGAGCGCCGCCACCGCGGACGCGCTGCCCGACTCCGGGAAGCCCGTCACCACCACCATCGGCTCCGACATCCCCTGCGTGAACTGA
- the lexA gene encoding transcriptional repressor LexA, producing MTGYDDAFSHLDTSTLPPRQQRILVTIRDWVVRHGYAPSTRELGDAVGLRSTSSVSKHLKALEDKGFLRRGDTVSRPVDVRLFLRGSAPRERDEESVAVPVVGDIAAGTPILAEQHTDDVLTLSRQLVGRGTVFALRVRGDSMIDAAIRDGDMVVVRRQHEAHSGEIVAAMIDDEATVKVYRRRNGHVYLEPRNPAYDVIDGDRAVVLGKVVSVMRRM from the coding sequence GTGACCGGATACGACGACGCGTTCTCCCATCTCGACACCTCGACCCTGCCGCCGCGCCAGCAGCGCATTCTCGTCACCATCCGCGACTGGGTGGTGCGCCACGGCTACGCGCCCAGCACCCGCGAGCTCGGCGACGCGGTCGGCCTGCGCTCCACCTCGTCGGTGTCGAAACATCTGAAGGCGCTGGAGGACAAGGGTTTTCTGCGTCGCGGCGACACCGTGTCCCGGCCCGTCGACGTGCGGCTGTTCCTGCGGGGCAGCGCGCCGCGCGAGCGGGACGAGGAGTCGGTGGCGGTGCCCGTGGTCGGCGACATCGCCGCCGGAACCCCCATCCTCGCCGAGCAGCACACCGACGACGTGCTCACCCTCTCGCGCCAACTCGTCGGCCGCGGAACGGTTTTCGCGCTACGGGTGCGTGGCGACTCGATGATCGACGCCGCCATCCGCGACGGCGACATGGTGGTGGTGCGCCGCCAGCACGAGGCACACTCCGGCGAGATCGTCGCCGCCATGATCGACGACGAGGCCACCGTGAAGGTGTACCGCCGCCGCAACGGGCACGTCTACCTGGAGCCCCGCAACCCCGCCTACGACGTCATCGACGGCGACCGCGCGGTGGTGCTGGGCAAGGTCGTGTCGGTGATGCGCCGCATGTGA
- the ligD gene encoding non-homologous end-joining DNA ligase: MSGLPHYAVMLATAGDLPADDSRWGYEVKFDGIRAIGYVDDGLRLMSRNDKNITPAWPELADLAPASPPFVVDGEIVAFTEDGRTSFEALQPRMHQRNPATIRTLAAAVPATYMIFDLLHIGDRPLIDLPYRQRRELLEQLAPHGPHWQVPPRLHGRGADVLAESRRLGLEGIVCKRLDSTYTPGRRTPLWTKVKNSRDQEIVVVGWRPGTGRRAGHIGSLLMAVPGRDGTLIYIGNVGTGFSQATLDDLRTRLRPLERGTPTVDADVPDAIWVAPELVGEISFAEWTNNRTTGERRLRHPSWRGLRPDKTPDQIEWE, encoded by the coding sequence GTGAGCGGGCTGCCGCATTACGCGGTGATGCTGGCGACGGCGGGCGATCTTCCCGCCGACGATTCCCGCTGGGGCTACGAGGTCAAATTCGACGGCATCCGCGCGATCGGATACGTCGACGACGGCCTGCGACTGATGTCGCGCAACGACAAGAACATCACGCCCGCCTGGCCCGAACTCGCCGATCTCGCCCCGGCGAGCCCGCCCTTCGTCGTCGACGGCGAAATCGTCGCCTTCACCGAGGACGGCCGGACCTCGTTCGAGGCGCTGCAACCGCGCATGCACCAGCGCAATCCCGCCACGATCCGCACCCTCGCCGCCGCCGTCCCCGCCACCTACATGATCTTCGACCTGCTGCACATCGGCGACCGCCCGCTGATCGACCTGCCCTACCGGCAACGACGAGAACTGCTGGAGCAACTCGCGCCGCACGGCCCGCACTGGCAGGTCCCGCCGCGACTGCACGGCCGGGGCGCGGACGTGCTCGCCGAATCCCGGCGCCTCGGCCTCGAGGGCATCGTCTGCAAACGCCTCGACAGCACCTATACCCCCGGCCGCCGCACCCCGCTGTGGACCAAGGTCAAGAACAGTCGCGACCAGGAAATCGTGGTCGTGGGCTGGCGTCCCGGAACCGGCCGCCGCGCCGGACACATCGGCTCCCTCCTGATGGCCGTCCCCGGCCGCGACGGCACCCTGATCTACATCGGCAATGTCGGCACCGGTTTCAGCCAGGCCACACTCGACGACCTGCGAACAAGACTGCGCCCCTTGGAACGCGGCACCCCCACCGTCGATGCCGATGTGCCCGATGCCATTTGGGTGGCTCCCGAACTGGTCGGCGAGATCTCCTTCGCCGAGTGGACCAACAACCGGACCACCGGAGAGCGCCGCCTGCGCCACCCTTCCTGGCGCGGCCTGCGCCCCGACAAGACCCCCGATCAGATCGAATGGGAGTAG
- a CDS encoding alkene reductase, whose product MTSLFDSYRLGGLTLPNRVVMAPMTRVRAAAGGLATPSMAAYYAQRASAGLIVTEGVQPSLIGQSNPGTPGLHTDEQVAAWRQVTAAVHVNGGRVFAQIMHGGRVSHPDTTGMQPVGPSAVPAGDDVFTPTGRQPAPMPRALDTAEITEHAESYAEAARRAIDAGFDGVELHGANGYLISQFLSSNANLRTDRYGGTVANRIRFAVEAVTATVAAIGGARTGIRLSPGATFWGVAETDVPELYAALLNELARLDPAYIHLEATTDEEVLLGLRRSWPGTLIMNPVYPLGPKQTGRADADHWLGLGADLISFGRAFIANPDLVERLRRAVPIAPVDEATYYQGGDEGYLTYPTYQ is encoded by the coding sequence GTGACAAGCCTTTTCGACAGCTATCGACTCGGCGGCCTGACCCTGCCGAACCGGGTGGTAATGGCCCCGATGACCCGGGTTCGGGCCGCCGCCGGGGGTCTGGCGACACCGTCGATGGCCGCGTACTACGCCCAGCGGGCGAGTGCCGGGCTGATCGTGACGGAAGGGGTGCAGCCCAGTTTGATCGGACAATCCAATCCGGGTACCCCGGGTCTGCACACCGATGAGCAGGTCGCCGCATGGCGCCAGGTGACCGCTGCCGTGCATGTCAATGGCGGCCGCGTCTTCGCCCAGATCATGCACGGCGGACGGGTTTCCCATCCCGACACGACCGGTATGCAGCCGGTCGGTCCCTCCGCCGTCCCCGCCGGGGATGACGTATTCACCCCGACCGGACGGCAGCCCGCTCCGATGCCGCGGGCTCTGGATACCGCCGAGATCACCGAGCATGCCGAGTCGTATGCCGAGGCCGCGCGGCGGGCCATCGATGCCGGATTCGACGGCGTGGAATTGCACGGCGCCAACGGTTATCTGATTTCCCAGTTCCTGTCCTCGAATGCCAACCTGCGCACCGACCGCTACGGCGGCACGGTGGCGAATCGGATTCGGTTCGCGGTCGAGGCGGTCACCGCCACCGTGGCGGCGATCGGCGGGGCCAGGACCGGCATTCGCCTGTCTCCGGGCGCGACGTTCTGGGGTGTGGCGGAGACCGATGTTCCGGAGCTCTACGCCGCGCTGCTGAACGAGTTGGCCCGCCTCGATCCGGCCTACATCCATCTGGAGGCCACCACCGACGAGGAGGTGCTGCTCGGCCTGCGCCGTAGCTGGCCGGGCACCCTGATCATGAACCCGGTGTATCCGTTGGGCCCCAAGCAAACCGGGCGGGCCGACGCCGATCACTGGCTCGGGCTGGGCGCCGATCTGATCAGCTTCGGCCGCGCGTTCATCGCCAATCCCGATCTGGTGGAACGACTTCGACGCGCGGTCCCGATCGCCCCGGTGGACGAGGCGACCTATTACCAGGGCGGTGACGAGGGATACCTGACCTATCCGACCTATCAGTAA
- a CDS encoding GNAT family N-acetyltransferase yields MMTDIRIRSTTSADRTAMAALLNDSWGDTTVIAHGVSYDAIRLSALVAERDDEVAGLLTYTLADGALEIVTLDAVERHAGVGTALLTAAVDLARQAGANRVWLVTTNDNLDALRFYQRRGMAICAVARGAVDTARTLKPAIPEVGAYGIAIHDELTLEMPC; encoded by the coding sequence ATGATGACTGATATTCGGATCCGCAGTACCACCTCCGCCGATCGCACCGCGATGGCCGCATTGCTCAATGACTCCTGGGGCGACACCACGGTGATCGCGCACGGCGTCAGCTACGACGCCATCCGGCTATCGGCGCTGGTGGCCGAGCGGGACGACGAGGTCGCGGGGTTGCTCACCTATACGCTCGCCGATGGGGCGCTGGAGATCGTCACCCTGGACGCGGTGGAGCGGCATGCCGGGGTCGGCACCGCGCTGCTCACCGCGGCGGTCGATCTGGCGCGCCAGGCGGGTGCGAACCGGGTGTGGCTGGTCACCACCAACGACAATCTGGACGCGCTGCGGTTCTATCAGCGCCGGGGCATGGCGATCTGCGCCGTGGCGCGCGGCGCGGTCGACACCGCCCGCACGCTCAAGCCCGCCATTCCCGAGGTCGGCGCGTACGGCATCGCCATCCACGACGAGCTCACCCTGGAAATGCCCTGCTGA
- a CDS encoding glycosyltransferase 87 family protein — MGLEDERWVRGSAVAAVVIAVGIAIAEVALLDKNWLISIDFRVYHMGGSSVLHGISPYDVTTKDGNPFAYTPFAALVFVPLALLSLPVALAVWTFLSMLALEVSIWLALGLPGSESSVRRARLTTLTTVAALPMAPVMLNIGVGQINALLMLLVLIDLVRRPGRTQGIALGIAAGIKLIPLLFIAYLLITRRTRAAMVAAATFAATVLLGFAVLPGPSVRWWAHLMLDTERMSPPGAAYFNQSMRGVLAHFPGALHSAWVWLPLAVLVGIAGLAISAWADRRGMAAAGAMACAATSLLISPIAWTFHWVWAAPALALWLRWARRRQDPAHTAGVVVMWSILVASGVLTFLIVARVPGLASADVLMHGTMTTVVTLNGLTMLAALGFLGALAAMLWRTDRSESFV; from the coding sequence GTGGGCCTCGAGGACGAGCGGTGGGTGCGCGGCTCGGCGGTTGCGGCGGTGGTGATCGCGGTGGGCATCGCGATTGCCGAAGTTGCGCTGCTGGACAAGAATTGGCTGATCTCGATCGATTTCAGGGTCTACCATATGGGCGGATCGTCTGTGCTGCACGGGATCTCGCCCTACGATGTCACGACCAAGGACGGGAATCCGTTTGCCTACACGCCGTTCGCGGCGCTGGTATTCGTGCCGCTGGCACTGCTGAGTCTGCCTGTCGCACTGGCCGTTTGGACGTTTCTTTCGATGCTGGCGCTGGAGGTTTCGATCTGGCTGGCCCTCGGGCTGCCGGGGTCGGAGTCGTCGGTCCGGAGGGCGAGACTCACCACCCTGACCACCGTCGCCGCCCTGCCCATGGCCCCGGTGATGTTGAATATCGGTGTCGGCCAGATCAATGCGCTGCTCATGCTGCTGGTGCTGATCGATCTGGTCCGGCGGCCCGGTCGCACCCAGGGGATCGCCCTCGGGATCGCGGCGGGAATCAAGCTGATTCCGCTGCTGTTCATCGCCTACCTGCTGATCACCCGCCGAACCCGGGCCGCGATGGTGGCCGCGGCGACCTTCGCGGCCACCGTGCTGCTCGGCTTCGCCGTGCTGCCGGGCCCCTCGGTGCGCTGGTGGGCGCATCTGATGCTGGACACCGAACGGATGTCACCGCCGGGCGCCGCGTACTTCAATCAATCGATGCGCGGCGTGCTCGCCCACTTCCCCGGGGCGCTGCACTCCGCGTGGGTCTGGCTGCCGCTGGCCGTTCTGGTCGGCATTGCGGGACTGGCGATCTCGGCATGGGCCGACCGCCGGGGCATGGCGGCCGCCGGTGCCATGGCGTGCGCGGCGACCAGCCTGCTGATCTCCCCGATCGCCTGGACGTTCCACTGGGTGTGGGCCGCGCCCGCTCTCGCGCTCTGGCTGCGGTGGGCCCGGCGACGGCAGGACCCGGCGCACACGGCGGGTGTGGTCGTGATGTGGTCGATACTGGTCGCCTCCGGCGTGCTGACCTTCCTGATCGTGGCGCGCGTGCCGGGCCTGGCCTCCGCGGACGTCCTCATGCACGGCACCATGACGACCGTCGTGACACTCAACGGCCTGACCATGCTCGCCGCCCTCGGCTTCCTCGGTGCGCTCGCGGCCATGCTGTGGCGCACCGATCGGTCCGAATCCTTCGTGTAA
- a CDS encoding DinB family protein, which produces MGFSERRRPPGISGERETLTGFLQYQRDTLAWKCSGLTAEQLRQRAVPPSDLSLLGLIRHLTAVEHSWFACTLHGADAPTPHWRETLAAAFDVDTADPAESLRLWHSECARSREIAATCDSLDTTGTHPANHTFTLRWILTHMIEEYARHNGHADLLRERLDGHRGE; this is translated from the coding sequence ATGGGGTTCAGTGAGCGAAGGAGACCGCCGGGGATCTCCGGGGAGCGCGAGACGCTGACCGGTTTCCTCCAGTATCAGCGCGACACATTGGCCTGGAAGTGTTCCGGCCTCACCGCCGAGCAACTCCGCCAGCGCGCGGTACCACCCTCGGACCTGTCACTGCTCGGACTGATCCGCCACCTGACCGCCGTAGAGCACTCCTGGTTCGCCTGCACCCTCCACGGCGCGGACGCGCCGACACCGCACTGGCGCGAAACCCTCGCCGCCGCATTCGATGTCGACACCGCCGACCCCGCCGAGTCACTCCGCCTGTGGCACAGCGAATGCGCCCGATCCCGCGAAATCGCCGCCACCTGCGATTCCCTCGACACCACCGGCACCCACCCCGCCAACCACACCTTCACCCTCCGCTGGATCCTCACCCACATGATCGAGGAATACGCCCGCCACAACGGCCACGCCGACCTCCTCCGCGAACGCCTCGACGGCCACCGAGGGGAATAG